ataaccataacaacaacaacaaatgaaaCAGATTTTTGCTAAAAGATCTATGGGATTTGAGACCAGAAAGGGGTCCCCTGCCCCAAAACGATAGAGAACCGCTGATATTGAGAGCGAAAGCAAGAGTCTGTATTTGTACATCACAAATGTTTAGAAAAAAAGACCCCAAGCTTCTATCCAGGATCAATATGAATAGAGGCAGTCACTTTCATTTTATGTACGCTTTGAATCCCCTTTCTGCCAATCCTCCaggaaaatattatattaagcCTTTGGAAATTGAACAACGCTTCCAAACCCAACAAGACatatttcaataaatacttcatgctaaaaataaatgttcaagtTTGGGTTCTAACCACAGAGTACATTTGAGGTCTTCTGATTGCTTGTGCAGATTGCTGGTTGTTGGTTGTCATAATGTGGGAACCAGGACATCAAAGTGAATCATTCTGATGTGCAATGACACTGAGGAATCTAAATGACATGGCTCATCGTCGGCCATCCCTTAACCGCCACAGAGACAATAACATGTCATTCACTGCTCAATATAATCTGTCGTCCAGTTGCTATGGACTGGGGCAGCACAGACTAGATGtctgttttaaaatgcatgGCACATTATTTTGAGAATTTCAGTAATCTATGAAACAAATACAATTCATTGAGATATATTTGAGTATATTCAAATTATTTCCTTTTCTAATATTGAAAAACTTCtctgaaagaaatatattatttgaaatgtaagaTAATTATTACtgcttaaaaatgtatgtaaaagtgACTGAGATGcttcaaatagtatttgaacccaggtctggtgTGATTTGTATGTGTGCACACTGTGTATGAATGCATgcgtgttctgtgtgtttgtgctcacCTTGGCACTGTCTGGAAACTCGTCTGGGGTGCAGTGTAGCAGTACGTGGCCCTTGTTGGGGAGGTTCATGTAAATGGTGTTGGCAGCAAGGTCATCAGGCACCGTCAGCTTATCATAGCGATGGTCACTCATCTGCTGCATGatctacacacacaggcaggagTATGTAAGTTGGGAGCTCCACATCCACACCGGTAATACCGTGAAGGAGAAGGGGGAAGGATCATATGGTGGACTGGGGGCGGGGAGCAGACCCTGCTGCATGCTTCAGTCCTAACCTCCAAACCACTGTCAGGGTGGCTGGGCCTTAATGGAGAACACAGACAGTGGTGGACTGATGGACATTCTTTCACACCagatgtcattttatttatgtaatcTGTCGGGTCTGGCTGGGGGGGAACGTCTGTGGAGCAACTAAAGCCACCAAAGTGCAAGGGCCCAATCCCCTTCCTTTCATTCTCCTCCACTTTTTCTCCATCCTGTCATCCCTCATCTATTCCGCTCCCTTCTTTTATATCAAGCAAAGTGAGAGGGGCCaagatgttgtgtgtgtgtgtgtctgagaaaAAGTAAGGTTTGTAACGTGTCCGTGTTTTTGTGTGGAGGGTTACGGTAAGAGTTGAGTGATTACGATGTTGATCCGAGCAGATAAAACTGTCATGACTCTCTGGGCCATAATGTGTGAAGTGAACAATAGGCTCTGCGGCTTGGCCTGTCCACAGGCTCTTCACCACCCGGGGCTGGCTGCTGTGGCTGTCTTTTATGGGTGTCCCTCTACTGGAGCCAGTGACCACGTGCTTATTGGTTAATGTCTGTTTCGTTGTACATCAGCAGTGGTTCTAAATATAAACAGGGTACAGGTACTGTACGTACATGCTGAGATGATTAGCTGTCTGTTATCACACTATAATGCAACACACCTGATTAAATGTGTGCAGTTTTATTATAGTGCTTTTCTGTCCTCTCACGgatagaggaaagagagaactCTGTTATTTGACCAAATCATGACTCGTTGGATCAGTCGTTGGATTGGAAggcacagaggaggaggagccaaTGCTTGAGATGTGACAGCATGGCACATTTTATTACAAGCTGGTCAGCAAGCACATGAGGTCTGGTTCTAAGTGTATTATGTATACTAGACATAACGGCAGATCATAGAACCGTGTTCATCGTGGACAATGTCTGTGAAAGAAATGGTAAAACGGTGACGGAATGTGCACAGTCAATACTGCTAAACAAAACGTTCACTGTGAAGTAACGGAATACCCTTAGAGCAACAACAAACAGATGGGCTCCATTCCTCTAAACCCATCAGGACACTGTGTTTTTTGGAGCAGAGTTAGAATATGTGGAATGTTCATAGCTCATACACAATAATTTACCCAACCTATGTAGCTTCCAAAAAGTTTGTTACAACGGCTCCTTtcataaacacaaaaacaaaacagttgcTATCCAAAAGGCATCCAATCCTAGCGACCCAAGGACAAGCATATCTGAATGTTTTGAATAGcaaattacactgaaataaCTTCCTGCTGATGGCATTTTGTGATGGTCCTCGACACATATTTCTTCCCAGACAAAAAGACTGATATTTATTCCTGTCCCGGCAGGCTAATCAACAAGCTAAATTTGGTGGCACAGCACAAgtgttggtgagtgtgtttgtgcaggtGACTGTTGCTGGTGTGCCAGTGAGTTGGCATGGGCATGTTTTACTTCCTTTCTGGTAAGTAAAAGTCAGCAGAAGGAAAgtaaagcattttatttttattgatcgTGTGGGGACATCCCCAATAGAAAAAACTAGGTTTTCTTACAAAGGGATTGGGTTTAGGGTGAAAATTccagttagggttaggcattagagCTACATTAAGTTTAGgttggttaaggtttgggttagggctGGGCCTCAGGTATAAGACTAGGTCTGGGTTAATAGGACCAGGGTTATAGGTTTAATGATATGTGTGTCTCTGGGTTATAAGGTTGGGTCGAGGGGTGGgggtttggggtgggggggtctgtgGTGGGCCGGTCTTGGAAGCACCAGTCAACCTGGAGCCCTGGCCTACTGTAATGGGAGAGCACATGCAAGAGAGCAAGAGCCCTTCAGCACAAAGAGGGAGTATTTGTGGGAGATGACATGACTTCAGGGCTGAGGCTTGGCAGTGATAGCAGCGGAGAGCCACGATTGTTATGAGTACGTTCAGATGATGGAATTCATCCGGTCCACGTCCTCAACTTGGGAGGGCTAAACATAGTCTGACTGTAGACAGTGTGAGGCACACGCACGAGcacaaaagacacacacacacaaacacacaaggacacCCACCCAGAGACAACTGCATACAGACATTCACAAATCACTACCACTATCAAGGCTAGCTGGCATTTAAAACTGATGATACTATTATTATATTAGCATTGTCCCCTTAAGCTCAGCTGCTAGAGTATGGTGTTTTCAAAACCATTGTTATTGGTTTGATTCCTATATGGACCATTATGAGAAAAATATGCACACACTCATTACTGTTAGTTGCTTTGTACAAGAGCATCTGTAAAATGTAAGTTAGAGCTACATCCACAGCAACATCTTCATGTTTATTACAGTTATATTCTCAAATAGGCAGCCAGTTTGTATGGATTCCAATAGCATTCACAACAACCCCTTTAGTATTCATTAGGGCAATGTTTACTGGACCCACCCTGAGCAGAACATTACCTAATTAGAAATATGATCTCAGATATTCATTAAAAGTCCTTTATAGCCACAGCTGAATGACAGACTGTGCTGTAACACCGTCTGTTATTAACCCAAATGCTAATGGTCATTcgccctctcccctctccccaggGTAAAATTATAAGAGCTTGCTTATTGAAGGGAATCATAATCGGGCTCTGGTGTGTATCAAATAAAAGTGAGCTGTCTAACTTAGCTACTATCACACTACTTAATAATTTATTACTAGTATATTGACCTAGCACAGTATATGGATGTTTGACTTAGTATGTAAAATGAGCTGAGAATAACAGATGATGCCCACAAACAAATAATTAGCAGTCGACAGAGATGGTGAGTGTCAGGGATGACGCTTCCTCTCAACTTATTGACAGAGAGTGTTACAACCTTGGGCCAGTAGGGGGCGATGTCACACTGAGGAGGCACATAGATGGACCCTTTGATAACTCCTCACTGTCAACACTTGATGTGTGTCCCAGGTGTGTGCTCTGTCTCTTAGGTTACAAAACGTGTCACATTCTGTTTCGCATCTGTGTCATGTTTTGTGTATTGACACAGAGCTGCACGGCAGGTGCATCTACTATTCTACTCTGCACTAGACTATATTTCACTACTATACAATTTAATATTGGCCCTTGGAGGACATGACTAAACCAAATCAGGGTTGCAATAATGTTTGTGGTGCTGTTGATTTTGCAGCATCTGGACAGTGCGATCAATTAAAGACCATTTGGAAAAGGCATGTCCCAAATTAATTTCTTTCTTAAGGGTATTCAAACTACAACATAATGAATGTCAGTGAATCCATATATTCTATTCAGAGTTTGGAGGAATGTATTTTGCAGCATCTTTTCGTGAGTTATACACGTTTGTTATACTGCAGTGTTGACAGAAGAGCTACTCCGATGTTTGTCATTTAACATCCTGTTGTCAGCTTGCATTTCTATCAGTTACCTCTTAAATTCGGTGGTCAGTGGATTAGGTAACTAGCGAGCCATATGTTTGAAAATGAACTAATCACTTATATTATAAGATGTTGTGGCCTATGTGTAATAATTGTTAGCTAGGTTACCCAGcttgttaatatttattttagtaatgTGATTCTGATGCTATTGTTGCCTTTTACTAATGGCAACTATACCATTTGTGCATTGGATAGCGGAGCTGCTTTATTAGAAAACAGCTGTGATGAGTCAAGCAGGTTGTTAGCAAAGCAAGCTCAATAACGATGATGTTGTTAATTTACATTAGTCTAGACTACAACTAAACTACACTAGACCAGACTACACCAGAATAGACTACACTAGACCACAACTAGACTACACTACACTGCACTGCATTAGACTGCACTATACTTCACTACACTGGACTAGACCACAACACACTAGACTACACTGGACTagactacactacactacactgcATTAGACTGCACTATACTTCACTACACTGCATTAGGCTAGACTACACTATACTACACTGGACTACACTAAACTAGACTGgcctacactacactacactagaCAATATTACACTAGACTACACTATACTACACTGGACTAGATTAAACTAGACTAGCccacactacactacactagaCAATATTACACTAGACTAGACTACACTAGACTAGACTACAATACACTAGACTGCACTAAACTCCACTAGACTACACTATACTACACTGGACTAGACTAcaatacactacactacacttgACTAAGACTACACTACACTAGACTAAACTAGACTAgcctacactacactacaccaGACAATACTACACTAGACTACACTGCACTACAGTAGACTACACTAGACTACACTACACTAGACTAGACTACACTACACTGCTCTAGACTAGACTACACTATACTACACTGGACTAGACAACACTACACTAGACTACACTACACTAGACTAGACTACACTAGACTACACTACACTAGACTACATTACACTACACTAGACTACATTACACTAGACTTGACTACACTACAGTAGACTATACTAATTTACAGTAGACTAGACTACACTACACTAGATTATACTACACTACACTAGACTTGACTACACTACAGTAGACTATACTTATTCACAGTAGACTAGACTACACTAGACTAGACTACACTAAGACTAGACTACACTAGTCTAGACTACACTAAACTTGACTACACTACAGTATACTATACTAATTCACAGTAGACTAGACTACACTATGAAATTGacaaatttaaataaacattttggctCAGGATACTGGTACTGTCCAAGCCGGTGCTCTGCCCCCTGTCCTTCACTTACTGTCCTTCCTCCTCTGACAGATAATCACCGCAAGACAGGATATCACCCccgcccacccacccacacacagcgTCTCCCACGCCACATTGCATTACAGTGATCCCTCTCTCTGATTTATTTAATGCCGTAGGTAAACTATGGTATAATTCTGTTTATCCACAGTCGAACatcaattttatttcttattgagCACCAATTTAACAGCAAAGTATACATAActgtatacataaaaaaaaaacaccacctCATAACCCCAGAGAGGGCTGCTAAATCAATTGGGCTTATCAAATGAGAGATCTGGAATAATTACTGGGAGGCACATCCACTCACTCACACAGTTGTCTAGGACTGTAGTTCTGAAGACCTTCTGGGGAACATCACTTAGGGTTAGACTGCAGCTTAGACCACAGAGCCCTCCCCCATGACAAGCctaatttatttgtaaatataagGCAAGCATACAATAATTAGTGGTATGTCTTCTGAGCATTTTTGGAGCAGTAATGGGGTGACTTGTGAGGTATCACAAAGGACTGCAAAATAGGGGACAGGCTTTTGAACACTGACCTTCAAGGCTTTCTGGGCCGGTTCGCTGGAGCCAATCACAATGAGGCCTGGTCCACCCATGCTGCAGAAGCTTTTCAGGTGCAGACCATCAGTGACAGGAACAGTGGACACAGCATAGTCCTGAAAAAACACATCAACCCTACTGCATTACACAGCATAGTCCTGAAAATACACATCAACCCTACTGCATTACACAGCATAGTCCTGAAAATACACATCAACCCTACTGCATTACACAGCATAGTCCTGAAAATACACATCAACCCTACTGCATTACATGGCATAGTCCTGAAAATACACATCAGCCCTACTGCATTACATGGCATAGTCCTGAAAATACACATCAACCCTACTGCATTACATGGCATAGTCCTGAAAATACACATCAACCCTACTGCATTACACGGCATAGTCCTGAAAATACACATCAACCCTACTGCATTACATGGCATAGTCCTGAAAATACACATCAACCCTACTGCATTACACTACATAGTcatgaaaatacacaaaatcCCTACTACATTACACAGCATAGTCCAGTATGGTCATACAAGTCCTCAGAATTAGAGGGTGGATGTAGACTGTCATCCTACCCTGCTACTAAGATATAGACTGACGATTGTGACTTTGATCCTACCAGCATCATTGTTGCAGTTGATAGCCCTTGGTCCATGGTTCTGATAGGCTAGTGGTTAGCTTCTAGAATATGTTGTTATGTGCTGTTATGATATGGGTTCTTGAATATAGTACAACAGTTGCAAACATTTGCCCTTAAAGGTTTCTAGGGTATGTCATAATAATAAAGCTCTTGGTTTTCTTGAATATAGTTGGAGGCCAGTCTCATAAATCACAGCGTTTTTGCCCCTACATGTACTCATGTGACTGCCTTAATTTTGGTCAGAGGTGGGAAAGATGCTATGCTATTTTGAATCTAAATCCCAAAGTATTAATGGTTCAACATTTAAGGATTCTTACAATAAGTTACTTACTTTAACCTACTTTCACTTAACAGTAGCCCTATATCAAGGGAAATCTCTGTCACAGAATCAACTGTCATGGTTCCTTTGAATGAATTACATCGAAGTGAGAGACTAAATCAAACGTTTGTCATTCCTTATTGGTGGAGTAGCAGTTTAGCCCAAACAGTTCTTCAGAATCTGAGCTTATCGACAGAAACATAATAAGATCCCATCAAATTCTATTATGGAGAATCCTAGAGTTGCTTTCAGGATCAttcttaaaaaataaacctttaGAAGGCTGAATAAATTACATGAAAGTGAATAGATAGACAACTATATCAAAAAGTTGTCACAGGGAACTCAATTCAGGCCAGTCTACAGTACATGTTTTAAAGTTTGAAGTACGTATAAAGATTGACTGAATAGCATAGGGAAGACTACCTTTGACATGTGAAAAGTTGTTTGAATGTCTCTAGCTTCATTGGTTCAGTTCTTGCTGCTACTGGTTTGATTTCAATTGCTTAGCATTAATATCAattaatattttaacctttttatATATGGTTGAGGAGCAATAGTATCTGAAATATCTATGTTCAAATAGTGTGCATTAAATACtgctattttatattattaagtATTTCTTGGTTCAAGGAAGGTTGGGAAACCCTGGTTAAAATGAGGTAAGGGCTATGGTAAATCTGAATACGTCATATAAAAAATTGTTGTATCTGAATGCAAGCAGTCTAAGTTGGATTGTTGTGAACGTTAACATTAGTTTGGTGTTGATAGTTTGTGATTGTGGATGCAGTGGCAAATCAAAACAGCTCCCATCCAAGCCTATGGAGCTGGTGTTGCATTGATGTCAGGTTCATTGTTGTCACCATATTCAATGGTATAGAAGTATTGTGTGATAAAATGTCATAAGTACCTGCTTATCAACAGGTCCATCTAGAGTAAAATCCCCCACTATCTCAACTCACTCCTCAGCACTTGCCAATCCAATGGAAACCTGCATTCTGGTAGATATCTCAAAATGGTCTTTCCAAAAATCAACACCACCTTTGCACATTTTGTTCAGTTCTCTCTACTGCCAATGACTGGAATAAATTGTGATTcacccttggtaaagatgagcaaaaaatgCTATGGAATGTTAGGGTTGTtaatcagcttgatcttacactcaaaacCCAAAAGGTAAAATTATTCAACGAAAAACCCATCCTTAAAGAAGAGATAGTTTTACAATTATTTatgcaaaaaagaaatcacaaatAACCCTTcagcattttgaaaatatgagaaGTTCTTTACAACGTCATCTGCTTTGATTTTACAATGTGATTGTTAATGTTGGAGAATTTCCTATATGGCTATTTGACTTCATAGAGTAAGAACATCGTGTCATGACCCTGAATGGAAGACAAGACCAGTGCATGTTAGAAATCTCTCCTGCACTAAGACCAACCTCTATGTATGTTTCCTTCACCCAACAAGAATCACAATGGATCAGAATCCTGTCCTGACCATAATAGGATATAAAATCATCCTACATTTgatgaaagaggaaaaaaacGATGGAAGTTTGAGAGCTTTATAAGTTTTGCCAAAGTCGCATCATTAAGCCCTGACTTCTCAAGATAACGAGTAACAGTGAGAGATATCCATGGAATTTAAATTAGACACAGACAGGAGCGGAAACATGGCAGCGAGCACGGTGAGATTACTATTTGGGGTGAACTCCCCGGGACATGACCTGATGACCATGAACGGCTTAGAAAAGTCAAGTTTTTCTTCCTGAGCCATTTGAAAGATTTCTGACATAAAAAAGCAGAACAAATCAAATTATATTTCAAAGAGGGGAAACATTATCTAAAAGGATTTTTTTTGCCCACATATTCACACTCAATAGATTCATTAGACTGCCAAATTATTTTCTCTTGTATATTTTGGTTCAGGTGTTATGTAGAGCCCTATTAAACCCAGCTCCACATTGTTTGACTTTCACCTATTCCAGCCAAAACATGAACGACAACATTAGGATGGAAAGGAAGTGTCAAGTGCCTGGTGGCTTAAGCAGTGctatacaaaatgaaataaagctTTATCAGACCCAAAGAAACTAGGATAATGCTCTggagaaaactcaaataaatacTGGCAGTGATGAAGGAATACACCGCCTGATATGAACCTGAAAAGCACGCAGAGTTGCCAATATTTTTCCTGGACAGGTAAGATACGTATATAAATAGCTTTAGTTATACCATGGACAGGACAGACTATAAAACTTGAAATTCCAAACCATATTTCATATGATGTTAGCTATATTGCAAAGCATGCTGGCTGTTACTAAGTTAGTTGTAAAGGCAAAACCCAAGTTACCACATCTATGTCTTTGTCCGACGTCACTAATCTAGCCTTAAATACATacaatcacctaaaggattattaggaacaccatactaatacagtgtttgaccccctttcgccttcagaactgccttaattctacgtggcattgattcaacaaggtgctaaaagcattctttacaaatgttgatccatattgatagaatagcatcttgcagttgatggagatttgtgggatgcacatccagggcacgaagctcccgttccaccacatcccaaagatgctctattgggttgagatctggtgactgtgggggccatttcagtacagtgaactcattgtcatgttcaagaaaccaatttgaaatgattcgagctttgtgacatggtgcattatcctgctggaagtagccatcagaggatgggtacatggtggtcataaagggatggacatggtcagaaacaatgctcaggtaggccgtggcatttaaacgatgcccaataggcactaaggggcctaaagtgtgccaagaaaacatcccccacaccattacaccaccaccaccagcctgcacagtggtaacaaggcatgatggatccatgttctcattctgtttacgccaaattctgactctaccatctgaatgtctcaacagaaattgagactcatcagaccaggcaacattcttccagtcttcaactgtccaattttggtgagctcgtgcaaattgtagcctctttttcctatttgtagtggagatgattggtacccggtggggtcttctgctgttgtagcccatccgcctcaaggttgtgcgtgttgtggcttcacaaatgctttgctgcataccttggttgtaatgagtggttatttcagtcaaagttgctcttctatcagcttgaatcagtcggtccattctcctctgacctctagcatcaacaaggcattttcacccacaggactgccgcatactggatgtttttcccttttcacaccattctttgtaaaccctagaaaaggttgtgcgtgaaaatcccagtaactgagcagattgtgaaatactcagaccggcccgtctggcatcaacaaccatgccacgctcaaaattgcttaaatcacctttctttcccattctgacattcagtttggagttcaggagattgtcttgaccaggaccacacctctaaatgcattgaagcaactgccatgtgattggttgattagataattgtattaatgagaaattgaacaggtgttcctaataatcctttaggtgagtgtatatcaaaaGCATTTATTTGCTCAGATATAGTTATACCAGGGCTGGATTGGCTATAAAATGGGAATTCCAAACCACATCATTAGCTAGACTGACAAGACGGCTAGCTTTTATCTAGTTAGCTGCTAAGGCTATATTGAATTTTTTCGATCAGTTCTTTACAGTCTTCAAAAGTGCATGGACCAGAAACTAAAATAGAATCCTGTCTATAGAAAATTCCACAGATGACTCAGACCGAGGGGAGCTTGTTCTCTGCGTTACACCGAAGTGATCAATCCACACCATTAAAAAATACTTGAGTTCATTGTTTTAGTCCCGAAAATACAGTACAAAGGCCCATTGCAGACAGCAGTGCTATCCAGGAAATTGAGTTGATTGCATCACAACATCCTGACGATTGAAAAACAAGATCTCAATCCTggacaaaatagaaaataaaacaggagTATTTTAATGTGTTCCATGAAGACGTTTACCCGGGAAACTGAAGCCAGAAGTCGATGAGCAAGTAGATCCTTTCCAATTGACAAAGGGTCAGAGTACCATTAGCACTGTACAAACAACTCAAAGAGGAGTTAGATGACTGGATCAACAGCCTGATTGTACTGCAGAAAACAGTCTGGAAAACTGAGTGTGCATTGATCCAAAACCTTTCCTAAGAAAGTTTAATCAGGGTACCTAGGATCTGCTGGGGGTCAGCGTTATTGTAGATGACATCCTGATTGTGTGAGAAGTCAACAGAGATGAAGCAGCAAGACCATGAGAGCAGGGACCCAGACTGGAGCAGTGGTCCAAGTCCCTGTCTAGCAGTACACTGCAACATTGTGGCAAGACTTTTGAATTCTGGAAGAGGCATCCAACATAGATCAGAGTGAATTGTCTCTGTGTTGACCGAGGTGGAAAGGTTGATGTCAGACAGGGCTGCCGTGTCTTGTTCCGCTCTACCATGCCTTTCACAAACAGTGTGATAAGATGTAGAAATGCATGGCAAGACCTGATTTGGAGAAAACTTCGAGTTTCAACTAGGTAATGCCGTAACTGTGAATTCACAAAATTGTTAGGGGAGACAAATGTAGTAAATACTGACTACATTATAAGTTATATGTAATAATAATCCATCCCAAGAATCAGACAATGCTTGTGAACAGATACAAGGAGCTCAAAGTAAAGCTGAATCTGCTGTTTAGGCAGAAGGATGTGCTTTGAATATGGACCCAGGAAAAGTGTAATCCATAACAGAATCCTAGGCCTACACATACTTTATACAGAGGGATTCTGCAGCCATGCCTCTGAGCTCTGTGAACCCATGCAAGAACTTACACACAAGGCTACATTGGGGGAAAGACAAGCACacccacagcattatgctgccaccaccatacaccTTTGAAAAAGTAGTGTCCTTTACCTAGTGATTTCTTCATAATACACCCGCAGCTCAAGTATTTTAGATAcctttggaaaatatatatCGTAGTGTAAATAGACCCTTATAGATTAAGCTCAATTAACCTTATTAACAAACCATAGTTACTGTGACAGGATATTTGAAAACTGATAGACTTCCTAATCAATAGCTGATTAAAATGCTATGTGGCACTTAAGTGAGACCATGATTACCTCAGGGGGCCACCAAAGGTCCTACTGCACTAAACTGGGGCCAAAGTTCCTACTGCAGTAACCTGAGGCCAAAGGTCCTATTGCACTTACCTGAGGCCAATGGTCCTACTGCACTAACCTGAGGCCAAAGGTCCTACTGCACTTACCTGAGGCCAAAGGTCCTACTGCACTAACTTGCTTTCACTCACCTTAAATGCGTCAGCCAAAATCTCAGCACCTCTCTGATTGGTCCGTTTGGAAAGTCCCACAAAGAACTCTCTACCTGAGCAGAAACAGATAACACCCTGAGGTCAGTAcaagagagatggagtgagagagagatagatggaaaataaatatggagGGAGATCGGGGAGAAATGGAGCAACAg
The nucleotide sequence above comes from Esox lucius isolate fEsoLuc1 chromosome 8, fEsoLuc1.pri, whole genome shotgun sequence. Encoded proteins:
- the ddah1 gene encoding N(G),N(G)-dimethylarginine dimethylaminohydrolase 1 isoform X2 is translated as MRQALKELDLNIVDMSDQNATLDGGDVLFTGREFFVGLSKRTNQRGAEILADAFKDYAVSTVPVTDGLHLKSFCSMGGPGLIVIGSSEPAQKALKIMQQMSDHRYDKLTVPDDLAANTIYMNLPNKGHVLLHCTPDEFPDSAKVFEKLKDHMLIPVSNMEKAKVDGALTCCSILINKKAKV